CCCTTCAGGCGAATCTTTTGCCCAGTGAGCATGGCGGCGGGCATATTTACTTCGAGCGATCGCCCATCTTCCAGGCGAATCCGCTCGCGCCCGCCCGCAAAGGCCTTTTCCAGCGGCACAGTCAGCCGGGCTTCGGCGTTGCGCGGTGTGGCGCGGGGAACCGTGTAGGTGGTTTTGGTAGTGCCGGGGCGGTAGGGATCGCGATCGCGCGGTGGGGTTCGCGGGGCGGCGGGTTCCTCATTGCGGCGGTTCAGCAGTTGGTCTACAAAGCTGTTAAAGTCGCGAAACTGGCTGAAGTCTACTTCGTCGGGGCTGCGGCTGGCGGTGCGGCTATTCCAACTGCGGGACTTGGGCGTTGCGCCACTCTGAAAGCCACCCTGCTTCCAGAAGCGGCTGAACTGGTCATACTGCGCCCGCTTGCTGGCATCCGACAGAACTTCGTAGGCCTCGCCAACGTCCTTGAACTTTTCCTCTGCTTCCTTGTCGCCAGGGTTCAAGTCGGGGTGATATTGCCGCGCCATCCGCCGATAGGCCTTTTTGATCTCCTCAGCCGTGGCGGTTTTGGGAATTCCGAGAATTTGATAGTAATTCCGAAAATTCTGCATCCGGTCTCCTACAGCCATTCGTCTTCTTCCTCAT
The Thermoleptolyngbya sichuanensis A183 DNA segment above includes these coding regions:
- a CDS encoding DnaJ C-terminal domain-containing protein → MQNFRNYYQILGIPKTATAEEIKKAYRRMARQYHPDLNPGDKEAEEKFKDVGEAYEVLSDASKRAQYDQFSRFWKQGGFQSGATPKSRSWNSRTASRSPDEVDFSQFRDFNSFVDQLLNRRNEEPAAPRTPPRDRDPYRPGTTKTTYTVPRATPRNAEARLTVPLEKAFAGGRERIRLEDGRSLEVNMPAAMLTGQKIRLKGQGVSGGDLFLRIEIAPHPFYQLDGADIYCLLPLTPSEAVLGGAIEVPTLDGPVKMVIPPGVKAGQKLRLAGKGYPIDGKRGDQIVEITIQVPKDLSPQERELYDKLRQIETFNPRAGLGV